The window CGCAGATTTGCGCATCGAAGGCGCGCGTGCCGCGCTTTCGTCTGGCCTCCCGTGACGGATTTATGATTGGGCTTCGACGCCGGACTTGTCCGGACAAGGCAACGACGACGCGGCTCGGCGCGATCGATTTGCCTTGAGGCGACCATCGCACACGACCCGCGCGATCACCAGCGCGGCAGGCTGCCATCAGCCAGTCTGTTTCGCATGACAAAAAAGGCGCCCTTGCGGGCGCCTTTTGCTTGCGACGGTCTCGCGCTTTCTTGAACGCGTGATCGACGTTGTTACTTGGCTGCCGGATTGGCCGGAGCCGGCGCAGCGGCACCGCCCGCGCCCTCCAGCTTCTTGCGCTGTTCTTCGGCGCGCTTCTGCAACTCTTCCTGCAGCTTCTTCGAGTTTTCCTCGAACACCTTCGGATCGGTCGGCGGGCCGTCATAGGCCTTGGCGAATTCGGTGTTGAGCGGCAGCGGCAGCGTCAGCGGCGCGCCATTCGAATTGATCGCCTGAACCACGAGGTTCTGGCCCTTCTTCATGTTGGCGATCAGCTCGGGGGTTGCTTCATAGTCGGACATGCAACCGTTCTGGAAACAGATCACATAGGGCGCCTGCTGCGGCGGGTTGCCGTCGACGATGATGCGGGTGCCGTGAACCAGCTGCATGCCGAGCGGCAGCGTGACGCGCAGGATCTTCTTCGGCTCGCCTTCCGGCTCGATGATCACGGCGGCAATCACCGGCTGGCCGGACTCGATGCGGCCGTCCTTGCCGGTGAAGCAAACCTGCTTGGCGTTGGCTTCCTGGCCCTTCAGGCAGAACTTGGTCCAGGGAGCGTAGATGAGCTGGATCTGCTGATCCTGGGGCGGCTGCTGGGCGGCGGCGGCGGGCGCCTGACCTGCGGCCGGTGCTTGTGCGGCTGGTGCCTGGGCTGCGGGTGCCGGCGCCTTCGGAGCTGCCTTCGGTGCCGCCTTGGGCGCTGCCTTCGGTGCCGCAGGCGCCGGCGCTGCCGGCTGCTGGGCCCAAGCGGCAGGAACCAGGAGCGCTGCAGAGAATGCCGTCGCCGCCATCAGGGCAACAATTCGCCCATGCGGCCGGACCGGGGCGGCCAAGATACGGAAATTCATTGCGGAAGACCCTTTCTGAACGGCAGCGCCCGAAACCGCTGCAGGCGCCGACACATAGCCGTTTGGGCGGCTGTCTCCTAGTCAATTGAGGCGGATACGTGACAGGCGTTCCCGCCCTCCAATTGCACGCCTTCAATACAGCGGCGCGCGGAAAGATCAATGCCGACAAGCGCATTTGCGCCCATGTGACGGCGAGTTTCAGCGCCCTGTGATAAACCTTCAGGCGTGACGTTTCGCGAATCAAATCCGGCGCCTCACGCACGTGTTCCCGGGCACGTTTGGCGCGCCGCATTGGCCGTCGTCTGGCTTGTCCTGGCATCCATCCCGGCATTCCTGACGAGCGCGCTTGCCCCTGCGGCCGCCACCGAGAGCCACGCCATCGCGATGCATGGCGCGCCCGCGCTCCCGGCCGACTTTACTCACCTGCCCTACGCCAATCCTGACGCCCCCAAGGGCGGCCGTCTGGTCCTGAGCCCCCGGGACGGCACCTTCGATAGCCTCAATCCCCTGATTGTCAGGGGTCTCGCGGTGCAGCAGCTCCGGGGCTACGCCTACGAGCGCGGCTATGTCTACGAAAGCCTGATGGTGCGGAACAATGACGAGCCCTTCACGCTGTACGGCCTGCTCGCCCGCAGCGTCGAGACCGACGATGCCAGAAGCTATGTGACATTCCACATCGATCCACGCGCGCGCTTCTCCGACGGGCACGAGGTCACGGCGGACGACGTCGTGTTCTCGCTCGAACTGCTGCGCGATCACGGCCGTCCGCTGCATCACCAGTATTATTCGAAAGTCGCAAAGGCCGAGGTGCTCGATCCGCGCACGGTGCGGTTCGATTTTGGCGGCATTGCGGACCGCGAATTGCCGCTGATCCTCGGCCTGATGCCGATCCTGCCGCGCCACGCCACCGACGTCTCCAAATTCGAGGAGACTACATTGGCGCCGCCGATCGGCTCCGGCCCGTACCGCGTGACGGCGGTCAAGCCCGGCAGCAGCGTGACCTTCACCCGCAATCCGGATTACTGGGGGCGCGACCTGCCGGTGAACCGCGGCCTCTGGAATTTCGACGAGATCAGGCTCGATTACTACCGCGACGCCAACGGCCAGTTCGAGGCGTTCAAGCGCGGCCTCTATGACTTCAGGACCGAGCCCGAGCCGCTGCGCTGGC of the Bradyrhizobium quebecense genome contains:
- a CDS encoding invasion associated locus B family protein → MNFRILAAPVRPHGRIVALMAATAFSAALLVPAAWAQQPAAPAPAAPKAAPKAAPKAAPKAPAPAAQAPAAQAPAAGQAPAAAAQQPPQDQQIQLIYAPWTKFCLKGQEANAKQVCFTGKDGRIESGQPVIAAVIIEPEGEPKKILRVTLPLGMQLVHGTRIIVDGNPPQQAPYVICFQNGCMSDYEATPELIANMKKGQNLVVQAINSNGAPLTLPLPLNTEFAKAYDGPPTDPKVFEENSKKLQEELQKRAEEQRKKLEGAGGAAAPAPANPAAK